The proteins below come from a single Rosa rugosa chromosome 2, drRosRugo1.1, whole genome shotgun sequence genomic window:
- the LOC133728710 gene encoding uncharacterized protein LOC133728710, producing the protein MAFLLPNFSPTLPLQTKFKEKPIHHTLSQMKPNYSLPPLSHLASVQTPTLSEDAQVNTSKGAQDKQQRDDFYVNLGLAVRTLREDMPLIFAEDLNYDIYRDDITFMDPLNTFTGIENYKLIFWALRFHGKILFRDISLEVYRIWQPSENVILIRWNMKGVPRVPWEAKGQFQGTSRYKLDRKGKIYEHKVDNLAFNFPQQLKPASSVLDLVAACPASPNLTFLWGPADAYSSSWLEFYRAVRGTLDRETFLLPQDGLAS; encoded by the exons ATGGCTTTTCTTCTACCAAATTTTTCTCCCACTTTACCCCTCCAAACCAAGTTTAAGGAAAAACCAATTCACCACACACTTTCTCAGATGAAACCCAACTActctctccctcctctctctcacCTGGCCAGTGTTCAGACCCCAACTTTGTCAGAGGATGCGCAGGTTAACACCTCCAAGGGTGCGCAGGATAAGCAGCAAAGAGATGATTTTTATGTCAATCTTGGCTTGGCTGTTCGAACCCTTCGTGAAGATATGCCTTTGATTTTCGCTGAAGATCTTAATTATGACATTTACAG GGATGATATAACATTTATGGATCCTTTGAACACATTCACTGGCATTGAAAACTACAAGTTGATCTTCTGGGCATTGAGATTTCATGGCAAGATTCTGTTCCGTGACATTTCCCTTGAGGTTTATAGGATTTGGCAGCCTTCGGAGAATGTCATATTGATTAGGTGGAATATGAAGGGTGTTCCACGGGTTCCGTGGGAAGCAAAGGGCCAGTTTCAGGGCACGTCGCGGTATAAATTGGATCGGAAAGGCAAGATTTATGAACACAAGGTTGATAACTTGGCGTTTAACTTCCCACAACAGCTCAAACCAGCATCATCAGTGTTGGATTTAGTAGCAGCATGCCCAGCTAGCCCTAACTTGACATTTTTGTGGGGTCCTGCGGATGCTTACTCATCTTCGTGGTTGGAGTTCTATCGAGCAGTCAGGGGGACTTTGGATCGAGAAACTTTCTTGCTTCCACAAGATGGTTTGGCTAGCTGA